The following proteins are encoded in a genomic region of Phragmites australis chromosome 9, lpPhrAust1.1, whole genome shotgun sequence:
- the LOC133929303 gene encoding uncharacterized protein LOC133929303, which produces MGFMLRARLASFFAGAAAAAAGGGYFLYKDYKLAHDSMALQVKGLQDSTDARYKALEKRLAALEGQHSAGAAPDVDTPSD; this is translated from the exons ATGGGGTTCATGCTGCGGGCGAGGCTGGCCTCCTTCTTcgccggcgcggccgccgccgcagccggcgGGGGCTACTTCCTCTACAAGGACTACAAGCTAGCCCACGACTCCATGGCCCTGCAG GTAAAAGGACTCCAGGACTCTACTGACGCCCGCTACAAAGCCCTTGAAAAGCGACTTGCAGCTTTGGAAGGCCAGCACAGTGCTGGGGCTGCACCGGATGTGGACACACCATCAGATTAG
- the LOC133929304 gene encoding protein IQ-DOMAIN 31-like: MGKSPAKWIKSVLFGKKSSSRSGSTKAKDLSKGASNKGYAAVGKEPAFSESSPVISEPVLVNAHNNETVPEVTRGDNSSSQGEVAVRDVNQDLEKQDTVGSDASNDPERLREEQAAVKAQAAFRGYLARRAFRALKGIIRLQALIRGHLVRRQAVSTLRATWLIVKFQALVRGRNVRLSRAAIQTSLKLAQQNFGGAKPDAWKEQLSSNAFAHKLLSSPIVVEALHFQYDDMDSNSAFNWLERWTISRVWKPISQPKRVGSDAKPHTRKASYAMETESAKLKRNARKSSAMPFEPSETNTATETEKTKRKNPRKFTSSAADPVPDGQLTELEKVKRSLRKVTNSTGEASKVSNPTTEIPAREEVQCERPLRSSQQVPIHPENQEPQNVNLSDIAKVDILLPDVQPDVEVASHSVTNEEKVDEPAVVAPAAEIMPLQDINNEENTSLNDMEQRSKEEPLSTESLKNSKRRSSFSIKPEYPENGSKNSPALPSYMAATQSAKAKLRGQISPRLSSDSAEKNGFTRRHSLPSSNNGKMNSHSPGTQRPTHAGGKDAVKSDKSMLSSRDASDKPIKAEWRR, translated from the exons ATGGGAAAGTCTCCGGCGAAATGGATCAAATCCGTGCTCTTCGGGAAGAAGTCGTCGTCGCGGTCCGGCTCCACCAAGGCAAAGGATTTATCA AAGGGTGCGAGTAACAAAGGGTATGCCGCTGTTGGGAAGGAGCCTGCATTTTCTGAGAGCTCTCCGGTGATTTCGGAGCCAGTGCTTGTTAACGCCCACAACAATGAGACCGTGCCAGAGGTGACAAGGGGTGATAATTCCAGCTCCCAAGGTGAAGTGGCGGTGCGTGATGTCAACCAAGACTTGGAAAAGCAGGACACTGTCGGGTCTGATGCGTCCAATGACCCTGAGAGGTTGAGGGAAGAGCAAGCGGCCGTGAAGGCACAAGCTGCCTTCCGAGGTTACCTG GCACGCCGAGCTTTCCGTGCATTGAAAGGGATTATAAGACTTCAGGCTTTGATTCGGGGGCATCTTGTAAGAAGGCAAGCTGTTTCAACTCTCCGTGCAACATGGTTGATTGTGAAGTTTCAAGCCCTGGTCCGTGGAAGAAATGTTAGACTTTCTCGAGCTGCCATTCAAACCAGTTTGAAACTTGCTCAACAGAACTTTGGG GGTGCTAAACCGGATGCATGGAAGGAGCAATTATCTTCAAATGCATTTGCTCATAAG CTACTATCCTCACCAATTGTGGTTGAGGCACTTCATTTTCAATATGATGACATGGATTCTAATTCAGCCTTCAACTGGTTGGAGAGATGGACCATAAGTCGTGTTTGGAAGCCCATTTCCCAACCAAAGAGAGTTGGTTCTGATGCTAAGCCACACACAAGGAAGGCCAGTTATGCTATGGAAACGGAGTCAGCAAAATTGAAGCGCAATGCTCGGAAGAGCTCTGCGATGCCGTTTGAGCCTTCTGAAACAAACACAGCCACAGAAACTGAAAAGACAAAAAGGAAGAATCCAAGGAAGTTCACTAGCTCTGCTGCCGATCCAGTGCCTGATGGCCAGTTAACTGAACTTGAGAAGGTTAAACGTAGCCTTAGGAAGGTCACTAATTCCACGGGCGAAGCCTCAAAGGTATCTAATCCGACAACTGAGATCCCTGCCCGTGAAGAGGTCCAATGTGAGAGGCCACTAAGAAGTTCACAGCAAGTTCCAATTCATCCTGAGAATCAAGAGCCTCAGAATGTCAACCTATCAGATATTGCAAAGGTGGATATTCTGCTACCTGATGTCCAGCCTGATGTGGAAGTTGCTTCGCATTCAGTCACAAATGAAGAAAAAGTTGATGAACCAGCTGTTGTTGCTCCCGCAGCTGAAATTATGCCGCTGCAAGACATCAACAATGAAGAAAATACTTCGTTGAATGATATGGAACAGAGATCCAAGGAAGAACCTCTTTCTACTGAAAGCCTTAAAAACAGCAAGAGGAGGTCTTCATTCTCAATTAAGCCAGAATATCCAGAAAATGGCTCTAAAAATTCTCCAGCTCTGCCCAGCTACATGGCTGCAACACAGTCTGCAAAGGCAAAACTGCGGGGACAGATTTCACCTAGACTAAGCTCTGATTCAGCAGAGAAGAATGGTTTCACTCGCCGTCACTCCCTCCCTTCCTCTAACAATGGCAAGATGAATTCGCACTCTCCGGGTACACAAAGGCCTACCCATGCTGGTGGCAAAGATGCAGTGAAAAGCGACAAGTCTATGTTGTCATCAAGAGATGCAAGTG ATAAACCTATCAAAGCTGAGTGGAGACGCTGA